The following coding sequences are from one Streptomyces sp. TS71-3 window:
- the treS gene encoding maltose alpha-D-glucosyltransferase, whose protein sequence is MSDRPGDGTRAGDLPEVRAEDYHSARALPVDADWYKRAVFYEVLVRSFYDSNADGTGDLRGLTEKLDYLQWLGVDCLWLPPFFASPLRDGGYDISDYRAVLPEFGTISDFVELLDAAHDRGMRVITDLVMNHTSDQHPWFQASRRGPEGPYGDFYVWADDDSGYPDARVIFVDTEESNWNHDPVRGQFYWHRFFSHQPDLNYENPRVQDAMLDVVRFWLDLGIDGFRMDAVPYLFVEEGTNGENLPRTHDFLKLVRKIVDDEYPGRVLLAEANQWPIDAVQYFGDAPSGGDEAHMAFHFPLMPRIFMALRRESRLPVSEVLAQTPPIPSGSQWGIFLRNHDELTLEMVTDEERDYMYAEYAKDPRMRANLGIRRRLAPLLDNDRNQIQLLTALLLSLPGSPILYYGDEIGMGDNIWLPDRDAVRTPMQWSSGRNAGFSTANPGRLGLPVVMDPAYDYAAVNVERQAAEQSSLLHWTRRMLDVRRRHPAFGLGTFEELETDNEAVLAYIRRLTGAEGDEDVLVCVHNFSASPQPATLHLGAEAGAVPTELTGDVTFPRVTGDPYRLTLGGHGFLWFSLTDAKETS, encoded by the coding sequence ATGAGTGACCGACCCGGCGACGGCACACGGGCGGGAGACCTGCCCGAGGTGCGCGCGGAGGACTACCACAGCGCACGGGCCCTGCCCGTCGACGCCGACTGGTACAAGCGCGCGGTCTTCTACGAAGTGCTCGTCCGCTCCTTCTACGACAGCAACGCCGACGGCACCGGCGACCTGCGCGGGCTCACGGAGAAGCTGGACTACCTCCAGTGGCTGGGCGTCGACTGCCTCTGGCTGCCGCCCTTCTTCGCCTCTCCGCTGCGCGACGGGGGCTACGACATCAGCGACTACCGGGCGGTGCTGCCGGAGTTCGGCACCATCTCCGACTTCGTGGAGCTGCTGGACGCCGCGCACGACCGAGGCATGCGTGTCATCACCGACCTGGTGATGAACCACACCTCCGACCAGCACCCGTGGTTCCAGGCCTCCCGCCGCGGCCCGGAGGGGCCCTACGGCGACTTCTACGTCTGGGCCGACGACGACAGCGGCTACCCGGATGCCCGTGTCATCTTCGTGGACACGGAGGAGTCCAACTGGAACCACGACCCGGTGCGCGGCCAGTTCTACTGGCACCGCTTCTTCAGCCACCAGCCGGACCTCAACTACGAGAACCCCCGCGTCCAGGACGCCATGCTCGACGTCGTGCGGTTCTGGCTCGACCTCGGCATCGACGGTTTCCGCATGGACGCGGTGCCCTACCTCTTCGTCGAGGAGGGCACCAACGGCGAGAACCTGCCCCGGACGCACGACTTCCTGAAGCTCGTACGTAAGATCGTCGACGACGAGTACCCCGGCCGTGTGCTGCTGGCCGAGGCCAACCAGTGGCCCATCGACGCCGTGCAGTACTTCGGGGACGCGCCCTCCGGCGGCGACGAGGCGCACATGGCCTTCCACTTCCCCCTCATGCCGCGCATCTTCATGGCGCTGCGCCGCGAGAGCCGGCTGCCGGTGTCCGAGGTGCTGGCCCAGACACCGCCGATCCCGTCCGGCAGCCAGTGGGGCATCTTCCTGCGCAACCACGACGAGCTGACCCTCGAAATGGTGACCGACGAGGAACGCGACTACATGTACGCGGAGTACGCCAAGGACCCGCGGATGCGCGCCAACCTCGGTATCCGCAGACGGCTCGCGCCGCTGCTCGACAACGACCGCAACCAGATCCAGCTGCTCACCGCGCTGCTGCTCTCCCTGCCGGGCTCGCCGATCCTGTACTACGGCGACGAGATCGGTATGGGCGACAACATCTGGCTGCCCGACCGTGACGCGGTCCGCACCCCCATGCAGTGGTCCTCCGGCCGGAACGCCGGCTTCTCCACGGCGAATCCGGGCCGCCTCGGTCTGCCGGTCGTCATGGACCCGGCCTACGACTACGCGGCCGTCAACGTCGAACGGCAGGCGGCTGAGCAGTCGTCCCTGCTGCACTGGACCCGCCGCATGCTCGACGTGCGCCGCCGCCACCCGGCCTTCGGGCTCGGCACCTTCGAGGAGCTGGAGACGGACAACGAGGCCGTCCTCGCCTACATCAGGCGGCTCACCGGAGCGGAGGGCGACGAGGACGTCCTGGTCTGCGTGCACAACTTCTCCGCCTCCCCGCAGCCGGCCACCCTCCACCTCGGCGCGGAGGCCGGCGCCGTACCGACCGAGCTGACCGGGGACGTCACGTTTCCCCGCGTCACCGGCGACCCCTACCGGCTCACCCTGGGCGGACACGGGTTCCTGTGGTTCTCCCTGACGGACGCGAAGGAGACGTCATGA
- a CDS encoding phosphotransferase: MTAPARVTWSARLAASLTVWLPTQRWFAGKGRPLRHVGVEHCLPFREARPPGGPEGVIVVARAHFADGGPPEDYQVPLGVSSRLPAAAGTLAVVARDRDTVVYDALADPELTSCLVGLIARGTRTDGLRFRAESPGMRPPHPVPSSRPLGVEQSNSSVVVDGRYLLKVFRRLGPGSNPDLELHRMLHVAGSAHVPRLLGSIEGPAADGPTYATLQEYAEDAPSGWDLALRDLRRLPLPGGAAAPAGGAGGSGGRTDGAGATGGTRGGTAASAAEAASTAEAAGVGEAWRLGEAVAAVHRELAAVGGSRPLGRPGLARLAGAMTNRLDLALEAVPRLAPYEKALREAFAAVAGMEPEAAGRVQRVHGDLHLGQVLRAPDGWLLIDFEGEPARPLTERRAMASPVRDVAGMLRSFSYAAYHVLGAADRVPGPAGAVAEAWARRMQGAFCDGYAAASRVDPRSRARAPLLAAYQLDKAVYEVLYETRNRPDWAWNPLRAIGRLLGTDSGW; this comes from the coding sequence ATGACCGCGCCCGCCCGTGTCACCTGGAGCGCGCGGCTCGCGGCCTCGCTGACCGTGTGGCTGCCGACGCAGCGCTGGTTCGCGGGCAAGGGGCGGCCGCTGCGCCACGTCGGTGTGGAGCACTGTCTGCCCTTCCGCGAGGCACGGCCGCCGGGCGGCCCCGAGGGCGTGATCGTGGTGGCCCGCGCCCACTTCGCGGACGGGGGGCCGCCGGAGGACTACCAGGTGCCGCTCGGGGTGTCCTCCCGTCTCCCGGCGGCGGCCGGCACCCTGGCCGTCGTCGCCCGCGACCGGGACACCGTCGTCTACGATGCCCTGGCGGATCCGGAGCTGACCTCGTGTCTCGTGGGCCTGATCGCCCGAGGCACCCGCACCGACGGGCTGCGCTTCCGCGCGGAGAGCCCCGGGATGCGCCCGCCGCACCCCGTCCCGTCGAGCCGGCCGCTCGGGGTCGAGCAGAGCAACAGCTCGGTGGTGGTGGACGGCCGCTACCTGCTGAAGGTCTTCCGCAGGCTCGGCCCCGGCAGCAACCCCGACCTGGAGCTGCACCGCATGCTGCACGTGGCGGGTTCCGCCCATGTGCCGCGGCTGCTGGGTTCGATCGAGGGCCCCGCGGCGGACGGGCCCACGTACGCCACGCTCCAGGAGTACGCCGAGGACGCGCCGAGCGGCTGGGACCTGGCCCTGCGCGACCTGCGCCGCCTGCCGCTCCCCGGCGGGGCGGCCGCGCCGGCGGGCGGTGCCGGCGGGTCCGGTGGCCGGACGGACGGTGCCGGCGCGACCGGCGGGACCCGGGGCGGCACGGCGGCGAGCGCGGCGGAGGCTGCGAGCACCGCGGAGGCGGCGGGCGTCGGTGAGGCGTGGCGGCTCGGTGAGGCGGTGGCGGCCGTCCACCGTGAGCTGGCGGCCGTCGGCGGCAGCAGGCCGCTCGGCCGGCCCGGGCTGGCCCGCCTGGCGGGCGCCATGACGAACCGTCTCGACCTGGCGCTGGAGGCGGTACCGCGGCTCGCTCCGTACGAGAAGGCGCTGCGCGAGGCGTTCGCGGCGGTGGCCGGCATGGAGCCGGAGGCCGCCGGCCGGGTGCAGCGCGTGCACGGCGACCTCCACCTGGGACAGGTGCTCCGCGCCCCGGACGGATGGCTGCTGATCGACTTCGAGGGGGAGCCCGCGCGGCCCCTCACGGAGCGCCGCGCCATGGCGTCACCGGTGCGGGACGTCGCCGGCATGCTGCGGTCCTTCAGTTATGCGGCGTACCACGTGCTGGGCGCCGCGGACCGCGTCCCGGGCCCCGCCGGGGCGGTCGCGGAGGCGTGGGCGCGGCGTATGCAGGGGGCCTTCTGCGACGGCTACGCGGCCGCGTCCCGCGTGGACCCGCGCTCCCGTGCCCGCGCCCCGCTGCTGGCCGCGTACCAGTTGGACAAGGCCGTCTACGAGGTGCTGTACGAGACCCGCAACCGCCCCGACTGGGCCTGGAATCCGCTCCGCGCCATCGGCCGGCTCCTCGGCACCGACTCCGGCTGGTAA